The proteins below come from a single Lepeophtheirus salmonis chromosome 4, UVic_Lsal_1.4, whole genome shotgun sequence genomic window:
- the LOC121115879 gene encoding uncharacterized protein isoform X2, translating into MAHEETSSFQISKIEIIIPKIEEESEKKKISKKKKKIKKKCLPPSEILTRSLATALKLVQQQQIEEKRRQKDEEIRKLALKQKEKMIQSNPDRYSRVIL; encoded by the exons ATGG CTCATGAGGAAACTTCAAGCTTTCAAATCTCCAAAATTGAgataattattccaaaaattgagGAAGagtctgaaaaaaagaaaatatccaagaaaaagaagaagattaagAAGAAATGTCTTCCTCCATCCGAAATTTTAACAAGAAGTCTTGCTACAGCCTTGAAGCTTGTTCAACAGCAACAA ATAGAAGAAAAAAGACGTCAAAAGGATGAAGAAATTAGAAAGCTTGCATtgaaacaaaaggaaaaaatgatacAGTCAAATCCTGATCGATATTCTCGAGTTATcctataa
- the LOC121115879 gene encoding uncharacterized protein isoform X1, which translates to METHEETSSFQISKIEIIIPKIEEESEKKKISKKKKKIKKKCLPPSEILTRSLATALKLVQQQQIEEKRRQKDEEIRKLALKQKEKMIQSNPDRYSRVIL; encoded by the exons ATGG AAACTCATGAGGAAACTTCAAGCTTTCAAATCTCCAAAATTGAgataattattccaaaaattgagGAAGagtctgaaaaaaagaaaatatccaagaaaaagaagaagattaagAAGAAATGTCTTCCTCCATCCGAAATTTTAACAAGAAGTCTTGCTACAGCCTTGAAGCTTGTTCAACAGCAACAA ATAGAAGAAAAAAGACGTCAAAAGGATGAAGAAATTAGAAAGCTTGCATtgaaacaaaaggaaaaaatgatacAGTCAAATCCTGATCGATATTCTCGAGTTATcctataa